The sequence CCTCACAGAGTCCAAgagaatttcctgtgcttctgctgctgcccctggcCTCTCCTCCTCTCAATGGGCACCACGGAAAAGAGCCCGCCTCGGTCTTCTTTACACCTGTCCTGCAGGTATCTCCGCACAGGGATAAGATCCCCCGGGAGCCTCGTCTTCTGCCAGCACAGCAGGTGCAGCTCTCTGAGACTTTCCTCAGGGCAGAGAGGCTCCCATCGCGTCTTCATCTCGGGGGCCGTTTGCTGGactccctgcagcagctgcagatctCTCTTGTCCTCCGAGGCCAGCTAGCGCCTTCCTGCCTTTGCAGCCCAGCAGCCCACCATCAACCTGCCACACAGCTGAGCTCTGAGCCTTCCCGACCAACACCAAAAGGCTTCTCTGCACTGAGGACCTCTCCCGCTGGTGGCAACCAGCAGCGCCCCACAGTCCCCGCCCTGCCTGCTCACCAAGGCAGGGTCCTGAGTCGTCCCCTGGCCAAATACCGGCCGACCCCGCTTTCCCCCACCACCCAGCTCTCGTGCACTGCGTGGATGGAAGCAGGGACGGAGACACTCGCTAGATGCAGGAAAGCTTTATTGTGCCAGTAGGGCAGGAGGGAGTTGGAGAGGGCAGGTTGCAAGGTGCCGGGAGGCTGGCTCCATCCAGCGTGTtggctgggaggaaggagggtctTCTCCGGAGCGCACACACTGCTCTTCTGGTCCGGAGCGGCACCTCCTCGGGCTTGGAGGTGTCGGCCCAGGGCAGGCTGGGCAAGAGGCCCTGGGAGcggcagaggaagggaaagcaggAGAGGGCAGGCAAGTGCCAAGGGCACCAGGCACTCGCAACTGCCCCGCCGTGGTGCAGGGCTGGCGGTGCTCGGTGCTGCTTGGGCAGCCCCCTGCACACAAGCTCAGCCGTTCGTCGGTGGCGGTCGGGGTGCTGCGTGCGCTGGCCGGCATCAGCGGGGTCCGGCTTTAGCAAGGCCCGCAGGTTGGCCACTGCTTCTTGCTGTAGCGCGGCAAAGggcaagggctgcaggagggcgCCGCGTAGGGTCGCCCAAAGGTGCAGAGGCCTCCCGAGGCGAGCGTGGCCCCGGCGCCGTAGAGGCCCCGCAGCCCCAGGGAGCCGCCAAAGGCGGGTGCTCCGGACGAGCCCACGACGGACTGCtgggggaaggagctgaggatgggTCCGGGGAAGGTGACCACCACGGGGGGCGGCTGGATGAGGGCCGTCGAGTCGGGGCACTGCTGCGCGCACAGCTCGTTGCAGCTGTCGGCGAGGGGCTGCGGGCAGGcgatgctggtggtggtggggcaCAGGTCGTAGCAGGCCATGTTGCTGGGCCGGACGGGGATCTGCAAGAGGGCAAGAGAGTAGGAAGTGCCTGTTTGGGAGGGGGCCGGCGAGCCGGAGGGAGCCTGGGGACGGGAGGCAAAGTGCCTGCACACTTACCGTGCTGCCCAAGGAGGAGGCGTTGATGGAAGTGGCTGGAGAGcctggcagaggcagagctTTTATGGGGCCCCTGCGAGCGCACCGGCACAacgcccgcccgcccgggcgGCGCTTGCTGCACTGCTGACCTGGCTCGCCAGCTCCTCGGCCCTCCCTGAGTCAGCTCCCCCTGGCCCGGGAATGCGCTGCCTCGACAAGGCTTTGCTCCCCTTCCTGCTTCCTGGCCTCAACCACCTCCGGCGTCTCCCTCGTTCGCGGGGCACGCGGAAGCGCAGGGCCCTGCTTGCTCAGCTCCCTGCCGGCCGCCTCGCCGCGGGCAGGCGCCTGCGTCCCGAGCCAGCAGCTCCGTGTGCTCGGAGCACAGAGGCGCTGCCCGCGAGCGTGGCCGCCCGGCAAGGAGCAGCCGCCAGCGCTGGAGCTCCCCAAGACGAGGCCCTGCAGAGCATCGTCCGAGGGCAACGGGGCTCCCCGGCAGGTGCCGAGGGCCGTTGCGGCTGGTGCTGCGCGAGCCTTGGGCCCAGGCCACTTGTGCCGCAAGTCTCCGTGCTTCTTGCACCATTAACCGCAGGGGGTCCAAGCGCTTTCCCCCAACGCACCCCGCAGAGGCTTCCTGAGAGGAGCAATGGAGCAGCAGCGTGTTGCGCTTGCAAGCGATGGGACTCGCTGAGTCGGGAGAGCATGAGTGGATGCCTTTGATTTGGGTGTTTCGTAACATGGCGCCTCTGTAGATAAGCACCACGCTGCATACGTCACCCCGGCGCTGCCTTCCTGGAGGCTTTTCAAAAGGCTTTCTTCCTGGACAGCGCAGGCGGACACCTCCTGCCACGGCGCTCTCCAGACGAGTCACGCATACTCCGCCATGGTGGGAAAGAGCACCTCCTCGCTTGGGCAGTGCTCCTGGCGTGAAGGTTGCCTGCAGTTTGTCTTTGTCACTGGGCATGCCCGCTTACACACGGAGCTAATGAAAGGACAGGATGGCTAAGTGGGGCCATTAGGTGACTCGGATGCTGCAAAGCACCTGAGTGGGGTGATTGCAGGGGCTGATCCAAGGGTCTTTAGCTGATGGGCAGAGAGCATCAGCAAAGCAGCCGCATCCCgtgcagggaggaggcagggagtCATCGAGGGAGGGCCACGTGCCCCAggcacctcccagctcctgcccaCGCTTGGAGGTCCTGCATAAAAGCTCATCCCTCGATGGGTGCTGCTACCTGCTTCTCCTGCCTCGCTCTGCTCAGGAAAGGGTAGGTGGGATGCCTCAGGGTGTCTGCCTCCGTCCGCAGGGTCTCTCTGGGAAGGCTGCGGTGGCTGTgtgtgggcagagcagggcagggcagggcaggagaggagTGGTGGTGTTGGGGAGCAGGCTGGAAGGGAGCAGGGTCTGGAGAGTGGGGTCCTGAGGGCGGGCTGTCCGtctggggaagagggaaagcGTGGTGCAGCTGTGGAAAGGGCAGAGCTCTTGGCCCTGCGCCTGCAGTGCCAGCCTCCCGCGTGCTCCCTCATGTCCCGGGAGTTCTCCTTGCTCACGGCTCCTGCCCTTGGCGCTGTGTGTTTCAGGCTCGGCTCCACCTCGCAGCAACATGGCCTGCTACGACCTGtgccccaccaccaccagcatcgCCTGCCCGCAGCCCCTCGCCGACAGCTGCAACGAGCTGTGCGCGCGGCAGTGCCCCGACTCGACGGCCCTCATCCAGCCGCCCCCCGTGGTGGTCACCTTCCCCGGAcccatcctcagctccttcccccaGCAGTCCGTCGTGGGCTCGTCCGGAGCACCCGCCTTTGGCGGCTCCCTGGGGCTGCGGGGCCTCTACGGCGCCGGGGCCACGCTCGCCTCGGGAGGCCTCTGCACCTTTGGGCGACCCTACGCGGcgccctcctgcagcccttgccCTTTGCCGCGCTACAGCAAGAAGCAGTGGGCAACCTGCGGGCCTTGCTAAAGCCGGCCCTCTGGCCACCGCCTCAGGCACGCCTCCAGTCTCCGCTCCTTCCGCACCTCTCTCGGCCTCCTTCTCATGCCCTTCCTCCTCCGTGCTGCAGGCACCGGCCAGCTCTGTAGCAGCACCATTGCCCCCAGGGCGTTTTCCTCGCCCGGCAAGAGCCACTGCATGGCAGAAGCCTGAAGCCATGCCTTGGTGGAAGCCCGAGCTGACCGGCTGCCTGCCTTGGCCTTGTATGTCTGTCTCCAGTCTACGCTGTCATCCCATTGCAATAAAATGAGTGTGCAACCAAAGCCTGCCTCTCTCGATTGCCTTCCAGCGTCCTTGGTGGGGTCAAAGTCTGCCGTGCACCCGTGGCCCCTGTGGTGCAGCTGAGGACAGTGTCTGAGCCGCAGAAGAGCAAGGCTGCTCTCCCTTGGgctctgctcttgccccttgcattgctgctgcccagcagcagtgcCGGGGAGGGGGGATCCTGAGTGCAGGGGGCTCCCGTGCCTCAGGGACGGCGAGCGCCACGGCCTCTGCACACCTCCAGCCTCCCTGGGCTCGAGCAATGCTGCCCAAGGGCCCTGGAGGGAGGCAGGGCCAACGCCTGGTGCTGCTCCCCCTCCTTCGTCCCTCAGCGAGTCCGCTCTCTGCCCTGCCACACGCAAAGCCAAGACGGTGCTTCCCCATCTGACCCCCAGCGGCAGGGACCCCTGGACGTGGTGCCCTTCAGGCCTGGGGTGGAGCTGTGCAACTGCAGCGTGTTTAACGGAGCTGTGAAGTGCGGGCTGCCTCCAGGAGGCTCAGAGAGACCTCGGGCTTCTGCCGAGCGCGTAGTGGGGCCTCGGCCGGCTGGTGTTGTGCCCGTGGACACAGCTCGCAGAATGCCGGAACGGTGGccgttggaagggaccttgggaGATCCTCTAGTGCagctcccctgctcaagcacggtcacttCCAGCAGACCACCCAGCACCATGCCCGGACAACTTTGGAAGACTTCTCCAAGCATGCAGCCTCCAGAGCCTGCCTGGGCAAGCAGTTCCAGTGCTCAGGCACCCTCACAGAGTCCAAgagaatttcctgtgcttctgctgctgcccctggcCTCTCCTCCTCTCAATGGGCACCACGGAAAAGAGCCCGCCTCGGTCTTCTTTACACCTGTCCTGCAGGTATCTCCGCACAGGGATAAGATCCCCCGGGAGCCTCatcttctgcaagcacagcagGTGCAGCTCTCTGAGACTTTCCTCAGGGCAGAGAGGCTCCCATCGCGTCTTCATCTCGGGGGCCGTTTGCTGGactccctgcagcagctgcagatctCTCTTGTCCTCCGAGGCCAGCTAGCGCCTTCCTGCCTTTGCAGCCCAGCAGCCCACCATCAACCCGCCACACAGCTGAGCTCTGAGCCTTCCCGACCAACACCAAAAGGCTTCTCTGCACTGAGGACCTCTCCCGCTGGTGGCAACCAGCAGCGCCCCACAGTCCCCGCCCTGCCTGCTCACCAAGGCAGGGTCCTGAGTCGTCCCCTGGCCAAATACCGGCTGACCCCGCTTTCCCCCACCACCCAGCTCTCGTGCACTGCGTGGATGGAAGCAGGGACGGGGACACTCGCTAGATGCAGGAAAGCTTTATTGTGCCATTAGGGCGGGAGGGAGTTGGAGAGGGCAGGTTGCAAGGTGCCGGGAGGCTGGCTCCATCCAGCGTGTtggctgggaggaaggagggtctTCTCCAGAGCGCACACACTGCTCTTCTGGTCCGGAGCGGCACCTCCTCGGGCTTAGAGGTGTCGGCCCAGGGCAGGCTGGGCAAGAGGCCCTGGGagcggcagaggagaggagagcaggatAGGGCAGGCAAGTGCCAAGGGCACCAGGCACTCGCAACTGCCCCGCCGTGGTGCGGGGCTGGCGGTGCTCAGCGCGGCTTGGGCAGCCCCCTGCACACAAGCTCAGCCGTTCGTCGGTGGCGGTCGGGGTGCTGCGTGCGCTGGCCGGCATCAGCGGGGTCCGGCTTTAGCAAGGCCCGCAGGTTGCCCACTGCTTCTTGCTGTAGCGCGGCAAAGggcaagggctgcaggagggcgCCGCGTAGGGTCGCCCAAAGGTGCAGAGGCCTCCCGAGGCGAGCGTGGCCCCGGCGCCGTAGAGGCCCCGCAGCCCCAGGGAGCCGCCAAAGGCGGGTGCTCCGGACGAGCCCACGACGGACTGCtgggggaaggagctgaggatgggTCCGGGGAAGGTGACCACCACGGGGGGCGGCTGGATGAGGGCCGTCGAGTCGGGGCACTGCTGCGCGCACAGCTCGTTGCAGCTGTCGGCGAGGGGCTGCGGGCAGGcgatgctggtggtggtggggcaCAGGTCGTAGCAGGCCATGTTGCTGGGCTGGATGGGGATCTGCAAGAGGGCAAGAGAGTAGGAAGTGCCTGTTTGGGAGGGGGCCGGCGAGCCGGAGGGAGCCAGGAGGCAAAGTGCCTGCACACTTACCGTGCTGCCCAAGGAGGAGGCGTTGATGGAAGTGGCTGGAGAGcctggcagaggcagagctTTTATGGGGCCCCTGCGAGCGCACCGGCACAacgcccgcccgcccgggcgGCGCTTGCTGCACTGCTGACCTGGCTCGCCAGCTCCTCGGCCCTCCCTGAGTCAGCTCCCCCTGGCCCGGGAATGCGCTGCCTCGACAAGGCTTTGCTCCCCTTCCTGCTTCCTGGCCTCAACCACCTCCGGCGTCTCCCTCGTTCGCGGGGCACGCGGAAGCGCAGGGCCCTGCTTGCTCAGCTCCCTGCCGGCCGCCTCGCCGCGGGCAGGCGCCTGCGTCCCGAGCCAGCAGCTCCGTGTGCTCGGAGCACAGAGGCGCTGCCCGCGAGCGTGGCCGCCCGGCAAGGAGCAGCCGCCAGCGCTGGAGCTCCCCAAGACGAGGCCCTGCAGAGCATCGTCCGAGGGCAACGGGGCTCCCCGGCAGGTGCCGAGGGCCGTTGCGGCTGGTGCTGCGCGAGCCTTGGGCCCAGGCCACTTGTGCCGCAAGTCTCCGTGCTTCTTGCACCATTAACCGCAGGGGGTCCGAGCGCTTTCCCCCAACGCACCCCGCAGAGGCTTCCTGAGAGGAGCAATGGAGCAGCAGCGTGTTGCGCTTGCAAGCGATGGGACTCGCTGAGTCGGGAGAGCATGAGTGGATGCCTTTGATTTGGGTGTTTCGTAACATGGCGCCTCTGTAGATAAGCACCACGCTGCATACGTCACCCCGGCGCTGCCTTCCTGGAGGCTTTTCAAAAGGCTTTCTTCCTGGACAGCGCAGGCGGACACCTCCTGCCACGGCGCTCTCCAGACGAGTCACGCATACTCCGCCATGGTGGGAAAGAGCACCTCCTCGCTTGGGCAGTGCTCCTGGCGTGAAGGTTGCCTGCAGTTTGTCTTTGTCACTGGGCATGCCCGCTTACACACGGAG is a genomic window of Rhea pennata isolate bPtePen1 chromosome 31, bPtePen1.pri, whole genome shotgun sequence containing:
- the LOC134152534 gene encoding scale keratin-like translates to MACYDLCPTTTSIACPQPLADSCNELCARQCPDSTALIQPPPVVVTFPGPILSSFPQQSVVGSSGAPAFGGSLGLRGLYGAGATLASGGLCTFGRPYAAPSCSPCPLPRYSKKQWATCGPC
- the LOC134152538 gene encoding scale keratin-like → MACYDLCPTTTSIACPQPLADSCNELCAQQCPDSTALIQPPPVVVTFPGPILSSFPQQSVVGSSGAPAFGGSLGLRGLYGAGATLASGGLCTFGRPYAAPSCSPCPLPRYSKKQWATCGPC
- the LOC134152539 gene encoding scale keratin-like, with product MACYDLCPTTTSIACPQPLADSCNELCAQQCPDSTALIQPPPVVVTFPGPILSSFPQQSVVGSSGAPAFGGSLGLRGLYGAGATLASGGLCTFGRPYAAPSCSPCPLPRYSKKQWPTCGPC